A window of Streptomyces sp. NBC_01689 genomic DNA:
GTTGCCCTCGCGGTAGGTGAAGTCGGCACTCGACGCCGAACCCGACTGGAGCTTCACGTTCGCCACCGCGCCGTTCCATATCGCGGTGCTGCGGGCTATCTCGGTGCTGAAGGAGGGGGCGCGGGAGGCGTTGTAGATCACGGTGACGGCCGCGGCGCTGCTCGGGTTCGCGGCGCGCTTCTCGGCGACGGACCTGATGACCGCCGCGAAGAACGCCTGGTTGGCCTTGCTCTCCTCGGCGGACCCCGCGTAGCCGGCGTATCCGGGGAGGGCGGAGTGTCCGGCGTGCACGGCGTCCTGCGCGGCAGCGGGAGCCGCCACGGCGGGGACCGTGCCGAACCCGGCGGCCGCGAGGCCCAGACCGAGCGCCGCCGCGAGCAGGACCTTGGACCTGGGCGTGGGAAGTCCCATCGATGACTCCTTGTGTGGGGGAGTGAAGTCGTCACCGTGAGTCTCGGTGCCTGTGCGGCGGCTGTGATGATGGCAAGTGGCGATAGGCCAGGACTATCGGCTCGCGCGGGACTGTCCAACCCGCCCTCTCCGCAGGGGTTTTGGGCGTCTGGTGCAACCCCGGCTTCCGACTTAGGCTCCGCAGGCATGGAGCTTGAGGTC
This region includes:
- the snpA gene encoding snapalysin, which encodes MGLPTPRSKVLLAAALGLGLAAAGFGTVPAVAAPAAAQDAVHAGHSALPGYAGYAGSAEESKANQAFFAAVIRSVAEKRAANPSSAAAVTVIYNASRAPSFSTEIARSTAIWNGAVANVKLQSGSASSADFTYREGNDSRGSYASTDGHGSGYVFLDYAQSEQYNPIRITAHETGHVLGLPDHYSGPCSELMSGGGPGPSCTNANPNAAERSRVNQLWAGGFAQALDKALAKANAR